Within the Pseudomonas sp. SL4(2022) genome, the region GCTAGTTAATCAGCTCAAGCTCAATCAGGTACTGACGCTTGAGGAGATGGCACCCGACGAATGTGCACAGTTGGACCGAGTCGCCCGCAACCTGGGCACTACACCGCTGTTACTGGCGCCAGCCAACAATCTGCTACGCAGTGAAGACCTGCCATTCTCGCTCAAACAGTTTCCTCATGTATTCAGCCGCTTTCGCAGCCTGGTCGAAGAACGGCTATTGGTCTTTCAACCCGCCCTCGCACCCGAATACCTGCCTCGATTACCTGACGGTGCACTGGCTCTGTTGCAGCCCTTGCCGACGCTTTCTCAACTGGGTCTGGGTGAGCCGCTCAGTGTTCCGGCAAGCGCCTTTCCCTTCTCGGGCGGTGAACCCGCGGCCCTGAGCCGCCTGCGTGACTACCTGTGGAAGAGTCAGGGCGTTCGCCAATACAAAGAGACCCGCAATGGCATGATCGGCAGCGAGTATTCATCGAAATTCTCGCCTTGGCTGGCCAATGGCAGCCTCTCGGCGCGGCGAGTGATCGCTGAACTGCGACGTCATGAAGCGCAATACAAACGCAATGATTCAACCCACTGGTTGTGGGTCGAAATGCTCTGGCGCGACTTCTTCCGCTGGACCCTGGCGCGGCATGGGAGTGCGCTGTTCAAGGCCGGCGGACTGAAGGCCACCGAACGCGCCCCCCAGCAACTGGATCAGCGCTTCCAGGAGTGGTCGCGCGGACGCACAGGCATGCCGTTGATCGACGCCAATATGCGCGAACTGGCCGCCACTGGCTTCATGTCCAACCGAGGTCGCCAGGTGGTCGCCAGCTACCTGATCAATGACCTGCAACAGGACTGGCGCCACGGTGCAGCCTGGTTTGAGGAGCATCTGATCGACTATGACCCAGCCAGTAACTGGGGAAATTGGGCCTACCTGGCGGGTGTGGGTAACGATCCACGGCACAATCGGGTGTTCAACGCCCTGCGTCAGGCCCGTGAATATGACCCCGAAGCCCATTACGTGAGTCTGTGGCTGCCGGAATTACGCGAGGTTCCGCAAGCCCTGCGGCATACGCCATTTCTTTTGGCTGGCGGACACCTGCGCAGCCTGGGTTACCCACAACTGGAAGCCATCCCGGACAATTGGAAACCCTACCTGAACGCAGTGGCCTAACCGCGAACTCAGCCCAGTTCGACCCGGTTGCGCCCGCCACTCTTGGCGCGGTACAGCGCCTGGTCGGCGCGCTCGAAAACTTTTTCACTGCTTTCACCGTTGGCAAATACGGTGAGTCCGGCCGACAAGGTGATGGTTACGCGCTCGCCGCGGAAATGAAACGGGCACTGCTCCACACCATCCAGCAGGGTCTGCAACAGCTGCCGCCCCCCTTCCAGAGGTGTTGAAGGGATCAGCAAAACAAACTCTTCGCCGCCAAAGCGGGCAATAAAGTCGGTTTTGCGCAGACGCTTGGCCAACTCACCGGCAATGATCTTCAGTACCTTGTCACCGGCAAGATGGCCATAGCCGTCGTTGATCCGTTTAAAGTGATCAATATCCAGCACCGCCAGCGCCAGCTCACCGCCATAGCGTTTCCAGCGCGCCATTTCCAATTCCAGGCGCTCGCTCCAACCTGCACGATTGGGCAGTCCGGTGAGTGGATCAATCAGGGCTTTCTGCCGTTGCTCTTCAAGATGGTCACGGAAGCTTTGCGCTTCGCGTTCCATATCAGCGACTTTCTGAGTCAGGCTCTGCAGGCGTTGGGCGACCTCTTCCTCTCGGCCATCGCGGTGCTTCTGGTGTGCGCTAACCGTATTGAGCAAGCCATCCAGGCGAGCTTCAAGGGATTGCTTGAGGCTGTGCAGATCAACGGCCTCCTGCACACTGGCCTGCAGACCGCTGACCTGATCGCGCAACTCCTGATTGAAGGTACGCGCGCTCTCTACAGACTCGCTGTAGCCCTCATGGGCTTCGGTAAGCGTGTCGAGAAACAAGGCCAGCCGTTCGTTGAGCTGCTTCAGGTAGGTGGCGAATTCGCGCTGGCCACTGTCAGTTACCGCCAGGATCAGCACAGCCAGATCATCCAGCACGGCCACCAACTCGTACCAGTTCAGCCCACCCTGCACACGCAAGCGCAAGACTTCGCCCTGGGGCTTGTGCCGCTCGGGCAACTCCAGCTCATCGAGCAGCCTCATCAGACTTTCACCGATATGCGGCGCGACGGAGCTGTACCCGGGTTCGGGAACTTCCGGAAGGGCATATGCCGGATCGCCCATCAGGGCTGCGCTGGTGGGCTCTGCAACTGCGCGCGGTGACTCAGCCACGGGTTCGTGCGGGGTCAGCGGTGCCGGTGTGGGCGATACAAGCGCAACAGCAGGGGGCTCGGTAGCCGTTCCGGCAGGAGGGTACGCTGCAGCAGGCTCAGCCAGCAGATTCTCCGCAGCGTTTGCGGCGGCAATACCGGTAGCAGGCTGTCCATCTACAGCCGAGTCAATGTCCGCTGTATCGGGCTGCGCATCCTTATTGCCGAATAGGCGCTGTAACAAACCGGGCCGCGTAGTTGCTGTTTCCCCGTCAAACACCGCCAGGGCTTGCTGCTGCAAGCCACTCAATTCAGTAAGCAGTGCAGGCAGTTCACGGGGCTGGCTGGCGCGCTCTTCAATTCGCCTGGAAAACTGTTTGAGTGCTTTGCGCACTTCACGGGGCGGCTGTAAGGCAAGCAGCTGAGCCGTCAGGTTGGTTACACCGGAAATGTTCTGCTCAATACGCTCTTGACGCCGCTTTTCCGAGTCCAGCACGGCTTTTTCCAGGCGAGGAATCAATGCCGCCAGGCCCGCGTCGATATCATCGCGGCGTAGTGTTTCACGCAGTTCCTGCATGCATTGGTCAACGGACTTGTCGCTACCTTCGGCTGCGAGCGAGCTACGCACCAGACCACGGCGAAGCAGGTCCAGTCGCGCCTCCCAGCGTCGTTCAAGTTTTTCCTGCTGTTCCAGGCTTTCCAGGTACTTGCTTTTCCAGCGCTGGGCGTCGTCGCTCATCATTGCCTTCCAGTGTTCACAGTCTGTTACCGGGTCAGTCACCAGCAGCTTTCACCGCGTGCTTGCAGACCTAGGACTCAACCAGCATAGGCGGTGCGGGCCCGCAGAGTGAAGTGGGCAAGCGAATTTGCACCGCCACTGGCAAATGATCCGAAATTGGCAAGGGCAGCACTTCGCAGCGTTCCAGGGACAGTTCCGCGCTGAGCAGGATATGGTCCAGACAGCGCTGAGGCTGCCAACTGGGAAAGGTGGCCTCAACCTGTGGCGCCCACAAGCCCAAGTCCCTTAGAGGTGAATGCTGCAGCAGATCGTTGGCGTGGGTATTCATATCACCCATCAGCACCCGGTGCCGGTAATCGCTGAGCAACTCGCGAATATAGGCCAACTGCCGGGTACGGGTTCGTGCGCCCAGGGCCAAGTGCATCATCACCACAGCAATCGCGTCCGGCCCCTCACCGAGGCGCAACAACATCGCTCCACGGCCCGGAGGGCCGGGCAGCGGATGGTCTTCCAGCAGGCTGGGACGCAGGCGGCTGAGTACGCCATTGCTGTGCTGGGCCAAACGACCGAGATTGCGGTTGAGTTGCTGATACCAGTAGGGGAAGGCGCCGAGATGCGCGAGATGTTCGACCTGGTTGACGTAGCCCGAACGCAGGCTGCCGCCATCAACTTCCTGCAAAGCCACCAGATCGAAATCACCGAGCAGCTCACCAATCCGTTGCAGATTGTCACTGCGCCCGGCGTGTGGCAGCAAATGTTGCCAGCTGCGCGTCAGGTAATGGTGATAGCGCTGGGTACTGATACCCACCTGAATATTGAAGCTGAGCAGGCGTAGGCTGCCCTCTGCGGGCCAGTCAGCGACCGGCACGCAACGGGGATTGACCTGCGGATCGCACAGATCAATCGCCCGTCTGGCTGGCCAGCGCCTGAGCATGGCGCGTTATCCGCTTAAGCCTTACTGTGCGGCGCGCTCTTTGGCGATCAGGTGATCCGCCACTTGCAGGGTTTGTTGTGGACCGCCCGAGCTGCTGATGTCGAAACGGTACTTGCCGTTGACGATCATCACGGGTACGCCAGTGATCTGATAGGCCATGGCGAGCTTCTTGGCTTTTTCCAGCTGGCTCTTCACGCCGAAGGAATTGTAGGTCTTGAGGAACGCATCTTTGTCGATGCCTTCAGCCGCGAGGAAATCAGCCATTTCTTCCGGGGTTGCCAGCTTCTTACCCTGCACATGAATCGCATCAAACACCGCAGCATGAACCTTGTGCTCCGCTTTCATGGCCTCGAGGGTGATAAACATCTGGCCGTGGACGTTCCACATACCACCGAACATGGCCGGGATGCGCACAAAGTTGACATCTTCTGGCAGGGTTTCGATCCATGGATTAATAGTGGCTTCGAATTTGTAGCAATGGCCACAGCCATACCAGAACAGTTCGACCACTTCGATCTTGCCCGGCTTGGACACCGCTACCGGATTGTTCAGCTCGACATACTGTTTGCCCGCTTCAATCGGCTCGGCATGGGCGCTCAGGCCAAACAGGCTGGTGGCGACGAGAGTGGCACTGAGGATCAGGTTACGCATGCGTTACTCCTTGGCTATAAGACGGTGCGTGATGACGAACCGAGGTTCGACCCGCGCGGCAAACTGGGGTTCCGTGCATTGTAGCGATGGCCACAACGAAATAGGGTGGCCTAAGCCACCCTATTTCATTACGACATGTCGCGGTGTTAGCGGATCAATGCAGACCCTGGATAAAGCTGGATACCGCCTCAATGTCCTTGTTACTCAGCTTGGCTGCGATCGAACGCATGATCATGCTGTCGCCATCATTGGTACGATTGCCTTCGCGGAAATCGGTCAGCTGCTTGGCGATGTAGGTCGCATGCTGGCCGCCCAGTTGCGGATAACCAGCAGCATCCAAACCTGCACCATTCGGCGAATGACAACCGGTGCAGGCCGGCATGCCTTCAGCCAGTTTGCCGCCGCGGAACAGCTCACCGCCACGCTCGACCAGTTTCGGATCAGCAGCGCCAACGCTCATTTGCTGGCTGGCAAAGTAAGCGGAGATGTCCTGCAGGTCCTGGTCACTGAGGCTATCCAGCAAACCGGTCATTTCCACGATTGGGCGTGCACCGGATTTGATGTCTTTTAGCTGCTTGAGCAAGTAGCGCTCGCCTTGCCCAGCCAGTTTCGGGAAGTTCGGTGCAGCACTGTTGCCATCGGCACCATGGCACGCACCACACACAACCACCTTACCCTGGCCAGCTTCAGCATTGCCTGCAGCATGTGCGAAGCCAGTGAGGCCCAGGGTCAACAGCAGACTCACGAGTACTTTGTTCATCAGCTAATCCAATTTACGGCTAAGAGAAAGAGTTTATGCGCCGGGCTTACTCGGTCATCAATTTGATGACGGCTTGGTAATCCTCGGGCGTGCAATCCATGCACAACCCACGGGGCGGCATGGCATTCAGACCATTGGTAACACTCTGCACCAAGGCGTCGGTGCCTTTGGCCAGACGTGGTTCCCAGGCTGCCTTGTCGCCGCGCTTGGGAGCGGTCGGAATCTGCCCGTTATGGCACACACCACACGCGCGAGCGTAGACGGCTTCTGGATCCTGTGCAGCCTGAGCACTCAACGACAGCATCAAAGCACTGGCTGCAATCAGCATTTTTTTCATCAGATCAACCTCATCAGGGAGGGGAACGTACTGCTTCTAGGGGCAGATGATCTAAATCGTTCCCGTGAACACTTGTCCAATAACAGGGAGAAAGCGCACACAAAATCTGCGCCATTATATACTGGCGTCATTGAAACGGAAACGACACAGCTTGCCGCGCTATACGCCGACAGGCAGGCTGCGCGCAAATGTCGCAAGGGCATCGCGCCTGCAACGCCACCCTACGCTCGCCCTCACGGATATCCAGATGCAAGCCAAGAACCCCATTATCGGTCTGTGCCAACAGGCCAGTTTCCTTATCAGCGCGGCCAAGGTCGACCAGTGTCCGGAAGATTTCGGCCATGAAGTGGCCTTTG harbors:
- a CDS encoding c-type cytochrome, producing MNKVLVSLLLTLGLTGFAHAAGNAEAGQGKVVVCGACHGADGNSAAPNFPKLAGQGERYLLKQLKDIKSGARPIVEMTGLLDSLSDQDLQDISAYFASQQMSVGAADPKLVERGGELFRGGKLAEGMPACTGCHSPNGAGLDAAGYPQLGGQHATYIAKQLTDFREGNRTNDGDSMIMRSIAAKLSNKDIEAVSSFIQGLH
- a CDS encoding endonuclease/exonuclease/phosphatase family protein → MLRRWPARRAIDLCDPQVNPRCVPVADWPAEGSLRLLSFNIQVGISTQRYHHYLTRSWQHLLPHAGRSDNLQRIGELLGDFDLVALQEVDGGSLRSGYVNQVEHLAHLGAFPYWYQQLNRNLGRLAQHSNGVLSRLRPSLLEDHPLPGPPGRGAMLLRLGEGPDAIAVVMMHLALGARTRTRQLAYIRELLSDYRHRVLMGDMNTHANDLLQHSPLRDLGLWAPQVEATFPSWQPQRCLDHILLSAELSLERCEVLPLPISDHLPVAVQIRLPTSLCGPAPPMLVES
- a CDS encoding thiol:disulfide interchange protein DsbA/DsbL, whose product is MRNLILSATLVATSLFGLSAHAEPIEAGKQYVELNNPVAVSKPGKIEVVELFWYGCGHCYKFEATINPWIETLPEDVNFVRIPAMFGGMWNVHGQMFITLEAMKAEHKVHAAVFDAIHVQGKKLATPEEMADFLAAEGIDKDAFLKTYNSFGVKSQLEKAKKLAMAYQITGVPVMIVNGKYRFDISSSGGPQQTLQVADHLIAKERAAQ
- a CDS encoding GGDEF domain-containing protein is translated as MSDDAQRWKSKYLESLEQQEKLERRWEARLDLLRRGLVRSSLAAEGSDKSVDQCMQELRETLRRDDIDAGLAALIPRLEKAVLDSEKRRQERIEQNISGVTNLTAQLLALQPPREVRKALKQFSRRIEERASQPRELPALLTELSGLQQQALAVFDGETATTRPGLLQRLFGNKDAQPDTADIDSAVDGQPATGIAAANAAENLLAEPAAAYPPAGTATEPPAVALVSPTPAPLTPHEPVAESPRAVAEPTSAALMGDPAYALPEVPEPGYSSVAPHIGESLMRLLDELELPERHKPQGEVLRLRVQGGLNWYELVAVLDDLAVLILAVTDSGQREFATYLKQLNERLALFLDTLTEAHEGYSESVESARTFNQELRDQVSGLQASVQEAVDLHSLKQSLEARLDGLLNTVSAHQKHRDGREEEVAQRLQSLTQKVADMEREAQSFRDHLEEQRQKALIDPLTGLPNRAGWSERLELEMARWKRYGGELALAVLDIDHFKRINDGYGHLAGDKVLKIIAGELAKRLRKTDFIARFGGEEFVLLIPSTPLEGGRQLLQTLLDGVEQCPFHFRGERVTITLSAGLTVFANGESSEKVFERADQALYRAKSGGRNRVELG
- a CDS encoding DASH family cryptochrome: MRALLWFKQDLRLDDHPALQAGMTAECLLPVYVLDPAQLQLNAFGMRRMGVHRARFLLESLMALEGELRQRGSHLLVVIGSAEQVIPRLVNQLKLNQVLTLEEMAPDECAQLDRVARNLGTTPLLLAPANNLLRSEDLPFSLKQFPHVFSRFRSLVEERLLVFQPALAPEYLPRLPDGALALLQPLPTLSQLGLGEPLSVPASAFPFSGGEPAALSRLRDYLWKSQGVRQYKETRNGMIGSEYSSKFSPWLANGSLSARRVIAELRRHEAQYKRNDSTHWLWVEMLWRDFFRWTLARHGSALFKAGGLKATERAPQQLDQRFQEWSRGRTGMPLIDANMRELAATGFMSNRGRQVVASYLINDLQQDWRHGAAWFEEHLIDYDPASNWGNWAYLAGVGNDPRHNRVFNALRQAREYDPEAHYVSLWLPELREVPQALRHTPFLLAGGHLRSLGYPQLEAIPDNWKPYLNAVA
- a CDS encoding c-type cytochrome; translated protein: MKKMLIAASALMLSLSAQAAQDPEAVYARACGVCHNGQIPTAPKRGDKAAWEPRLAKGTDALVQSVTNGLNAMPPRGLCMDCTPEDYQAVIKLMTE